Proteins encoded in a region of the Nicotiana tomentosiformis chromosome 9, ASM39032v3, whole genome shotgun sequence genome:
- the LOC104117464 gene encoding uncharacterized protein isoform X2, whose protein sequence is MIGAPHQLFNMFRRGRVFHHGEAFCFLMVLFHIVVILAKGEPCSMKGMQNQAEYVTFMSYRANDDSEFEDGFTGDLSSGFVLENPVPRQSPDSACSHTDLFCFPPRLRGFLSEEKNAQSQVEKVSGVQSNVAFPIGSDEENTNISRSSDSCIFKFLGGRTISCYLSYQECYSELPCGCIRRNRENGVSFGGGPLSDDKHQNSKPKGEDETTRFKFLGGSSPHVEINPPVLDWGEKYLYRPSLAFLTVKNTRRDSTLTVFEPYGTNSQFYPCNFSETLLAPGETASICFVFLPTWLGLSSAQFVLQTSSGGFFVQAKGFAVESPYRIQPLVGLDISSGGRRSENISLYNPYNEALYVEEVTIWTSVSSGDNTRYAKAICNVSRSEDSNSSFNLLGVKEWLDIKGSEVGIPLIAIRPHRNWEIDPQKTETIIELDFPSYTGGEIFGAFSLQLLSSSKGKADTVVIPLKAELDKTSAFSELTDPLSVSFETVGPCAADGTSFVALSVRNNSPYILSIVRISETGENTEHFRIRYVEGLLLFPSTVTQVAVVTCTPPAVKLLDPLLQGEDQAHERSMNCKLLITTNDSRTSDIEVACRDVVSLCSGGKFDSSIGHGEYSDEVELGNSRTMSSSSSMHSPSEIKAVDTTVADELVLRNWKSQATANGMSVLDESEIVFPVIQVGSHHSQWITVKNPSQKPILVQLVLNSWEIIDECKTSGSHLQPSLSSRIVGNYSIAPRRYGFSLAENAVTEALLHPFGRASFGPILFQPAARCQWKSSALVRNNLSGVEWLTLRGSGGLLSLVLLDEFEPVQNLDFKLNMPTPLNLSSSGVLYNMKDNSHACSLSLSKELHAKNVGDFPLEVKKIEISGTKCGTNGFVINSCKGFSLEPEESIKLVISYHTDFSVATIQRDLELALATGILVIPMKASLPICVLHFCKKSLFWMKVKKLLFTILLLASLFFLVLWCIIPQFVAFGSHECLPKSGKSYIASADHAGKLSCMHPSDKQSGKFVFSKLNGLLRSIGEGEALLLESFGTSEDSQAASENQGVTDHNLNHCAGYNCLSNTQKGLEVSTSTKSVAIQSADTNATSKSSNLTVKIGKEKGRRRKKKKNSATALAGVFEVSSSHSGNSTPSSPLSPTSSSTPSRPSPQSTDVDRSAKLSNPFAGVGNDQCKKSTHSEFACQKNVSETKATVTYGGKNACFPRQEKPAAPKRLASKPVLLPSATFPCADKSAPRLMCRQPLLASSSIIAPHLRAPGSKPQNQVAVKTDEKMGLEEKFTYDIWGDHLSNLPLVGRSKEVSEMPPHAIENSSSSFFLRGPQTLNTNYQKTTVSSDREG, encoded by the exons ATGATTGGAGCTCCTCATCAACTCTTTAACATGTTCCGCCGCGG GAGAGTATTTCACCATGGTGAAGCATTTTgttttttgatggttttgttccATATCGTCGTTATTCTGGCCAAAGGTGAACCATGTTCAATGAAGGGAATGCAAAACCAAGCAGAATATGTTACATTTATGTCCTATAGAGCCAATGACGATTCTGAGTTCGAGGATGGCTTTACTGGTGATTTGTCATCCGGATTCGTTCTTGAGAATCCCGTCCCTCGCCAAAGTCCTGATAGCGCGTGTTCACATACTGACTTATTTTGCTTTCCTCCAAGATTGCGTGGTTTTTTGTCTGAAGAGAAGAATGCGCAATCACAAGTCGAAAAAGTTTCTGGGGTTCAATCCAATGTTGCTTTCCCTATAGGATCAGATGAAGAGAATACAAATATTAGTAGGTCATCCGATTCTTGTATTTTCAAGTTCTTGGGTGGAAGAACAATTTCATGCTATCTGAGTTATCAAGAGTGTTACAGCGAATTGCCTTGTGGTTGTATAAGAAGGAATAGAGAAAATGGTGTTTCTTTTGGTGGAGGACCTTTGTCTGATGATAAACATCAAAATTCGAAACCAAAAGGGGAAGACGAGACAACCAGGTTCAAGTTTTTGGGTGGTTCTTCCCCTCATGTAGAAATCAATCCCCCTGTGCTGGATTGGGGGGAGAAGTATTTATATCGTCCTTCATTAGCTTTTCTAACTGTTAAAAATACTCGCAGAGACAGCACACTGACTGTATTTGAACCTTATGGAACCAATTCTCAGTTTTACCCTTGCAATTTCAGTGAAACGTTGTTGGCACCTGGTGAAACTGCGTCAATTTGTTTTGTGTTTTTGCCTACATGGTTGGGTCTCTCTTCAGCGCAATTTGTTTTGCAGACAAGCTCTGGTGGTTTCTTTGTTCAGGCGAAGGGTTTTGCTGTTGAATCCCCATATCGCATACAGCCTTTAGTCGGTCTTGATATTTCCTCTGGTGGAAGGCGGAGTGAGAATATTTCATTGTATAATCCTTACAATGAAGCCCTCTATGTGGAGGAGGTAACTATTTGGACGTCTGTTTCTTCGGGAGATAATACCCGTTATGCAAAGGCAATTTGTAATGTAAGTAGAAGTGAAGATTCAAACAGTAGTTTCAACTTGCTCGGTGTTAAGGAGTGGTTGGATATCAAGGGTAGTGAGGTTGGTATTCCTCTAATTGCTATTAGACCCCATAGAAATTGGGAAATTGATCCTCAGAAAACTGAGACCATCATAGAATTAGATTTCCCTAGTTATACTGGGGGTGAGATATTTGGTGCCTTTTCTCTGCAGTTGCTTAGCTCTTCCAAAGGTAAAGCTGATACAGTTGTTATTCCTCTCAAAGCAGAACTGGACAAGACTTCAGCTTTTAGTGAGCTCACAGATCCACTTTCTGTGTCTTTTGAGACTGTAGGACCATGCGCTGCTGATGGCACTAGTTTTGTAGCTCTTTCAGTGAGAAATAATTCTCCTTATATATTGAGCATTGTCAGGATAAGTGAGACTGGAGAAAACACCGAGCATTTTCGGATCAGATATGTTGAGGGATTGCTACTCTTTCCTAGCACTGTTACGCAGGTGGCTGTTGTCACTTGCACTCCCCCAGCTGTTAAGTTGCTTGATCCTCTGCTACAAGGAGAGGATCAAGCTCATGAAAGGAGCATGAACTGTAAATTGCTAATAACAACTAATGATTCGAGAACTTCTGACATTGAAGTTGCTTGCCGGGATGTAGTGAGCCTTTGTTCAGGAGGTAAATTTGACTCTTCTATTGGTCATGGAGAATACTCTGACGAGGTAGAACTAGGAAATTCAAGAACAATGTCTTCCAGCAGCAGCATGCATTCACCATCAGAAATCAAG GCCGTGGATACAACAGTGGCAGATGAGTTGGTATTGAGGAACTGGAAATCTCAAGCTACTGCAAATGGCATGTCAGTACTGGATGAAAGTGAAATTGTGTTTCCAGTGATTCAGGTTGGAAGTCATCACTCTCAATGGATCACGGTAAAAAACCCAAGTCAAAAACCAATCTTGGTTCAGCTTGTTCTGAACTCCTGGGAAATTATTGATGAGTGCAAGACTTCAGGAAGCCATTTGCAGCCTTCTCTATCCAGTAGAATAGTTGGCAATTATTCTATTGCTCCTAGGAGATATGGTTTTTCGCTAGCTGAGAATGCAGTAACTGAAGCTCTTCTTCATCCTTTTGGTAGAGCATCATTTGGTCCAATTTTATTTCAACCTGCAGCTCGATGTCAGTGGAAAAGTTCAGCTTTGGTCAGGAACAATCTTTCTGGCGTGGAGTGGTTAACTCTCAGAGGATCTGGGGGGTTGCTTTCTTTGGTCTTGCTTGATGAGTTTGAACCTGTACAGAACCTGGACTTCAAATTAAACATGCCAACCCCTCTTAATCTCTCTTCTTCGGGTGTGTTATATAACATGAAGGATAATTCTCATGCGTGTTCTCTGTCATTGTCGAAAGAGCTTCATGCAAAGAACGTGGGTGACTTTCCCCTGGAGGTCAAAAAAATTGAAATCTCTGGAACAAAGTGTGGAACAAATGGGTTTGTAATAAATAGTTGTAAAGGCTTTTCTCTTGAACCTGAGGAGTCTATAAAGCTTGTTATATCATATCATACTGATTTTTCAGTTGCCACTATACAGAGAGATCTTGAACTGGCTTTGGCAACTGGCATTCTTGTTATACCTATGAAAGCTAGTCTTCCTATCTGTGTGCTTCATTTCTGCAAGAAGTCTTTGTTCTGGATGAAGGTGAAAAAATTGTTGTTCACAATTCTTCTCCTAGCTTCTTTGTTCTTTCTGGTTCTTTGGTGCATCATACCCCAATTCGTGGCCTTTGGCTCCCATGAGTGCTTGCCTAAGAGTGGTAAAAGCTATATTGCATCTGCAGATCATGCTGGAAAATTGTCTTGCATGCATCCTAGTGACAAACAGAGTGGCAAGTTCGTCTTCTCTAAATTGAACGGTTTGCTTAGATCAATTGGGGAAGGTGAAGCACTGTTGTTGGAAAGTTTTGGTACATCTGAAGATAGTCAAGCTGCCTCCGAAAATCAAGGTGTAACTGATCACAATCTGAATCATTGTGCAGGATATAACTGTTTATCAAATACCCAAAAGGGATTGGAAGTGTCAACTTCTACGAAGTCTGTAGCAATTCAGAGCGCTGATACAAATGCAACCTCCAAAAGCAGTAATCTCACTGTCAAAATTGGAAAAGAGAAAGGGAGGCGgcgaaagaagaaaaagaattctGCAACTGCTTTGGCTGGagtttttgaagtttcaagtagTCATAGTGGCAATTCTACACCATCGTCACCCTTGTCTCCTACCTCAAGTTCAACACCTAGCCGCCCATCTCCACAGTCTACTGATGTGGATAGATCTGCTAAGCTCAGCAATCCCTTTGCTGGTGTTGGTAACGATCAATGTAAAAAGAGTACTCACTCCGAATTTGCATGTCAGAAGAATGTATCTGAGACAAAGGCGACAGTAACATATGGTGGCAAAAATGCTTGTTTTCCTCGTCAAGAGAAGCCCGCTGCACCAAAGAGATTAGCTAGCAAACCTGTTCTGTTGCCTTCAGCAACCTTCCCTTGTGCTGATAAATCTGCTCCTCGCTTGATGTGTCGTCAACCACTATTGGCTTCAAGTTCTATAATTGCTCCACATCTGCGAGCTCCTGGATCTAAACCTCAAAATCAGGTGGCAGTTAAAACTGATGAAAAGATGGGGTTGGAGGAAAAGTTTACTTATGATATCTGGGGTGACCATCTTTCCAATCTTCCCCTTGTAGGTAGGTCAAAGGAGGTATCGGAGATGCCTCCGCATGCTATAGAGAACAGCTCCAGTAGCTTCTTTCTAAGGGGTCCACAGACCCTTAATACCAACTACCAAAAGACAACTGTAAGTTCTGACCGTGAAGGTTAA
- the LOC104117464 gene encoding uncharacterized protein isoform X3 → MDSQTLIMIGAPHQLFNISRRRRVFHHGEAFCFLMVLFHIVVILAKGEPCSMKGMQNQAEYVTFMSYRANDDSEFEDGFTGDLSSGFVLENPVPRQSPDSACSHTDLFCFPPRLRGFLSEEKNAQSQVEKVSGVQSNVAFPIGSDEENTNISRSSDSCIFKFLGGRTISCYLSYQECYSELPCGCIRRNRENGVSFGGGPLSDDKHQNSKPKGEDETTRFKFLGGSSPHVEINPPVLDWGEKYLYRPSLAFLTVKNTRRDSTLTVFEPYGTNSQFYPCNFSETLLAPGETASICFVFLPTWLGLSSAQFVLQTSSGGFFVQAKGFAVESPYRIQPLVGLDISSGGRRSENISLYNPYNEALYVEEVTIWTSVSSGDNTRYAKAICNVSRSEDSNSSFNLLGVKEWLDIKGSEVGIPLIAIRPHRNWEIDPQKTETIIELDFPSYTGGEIFGAFSLQLLSSSKGKADTVVIPLKAELDKTSAFSELTDPLSVSFETVGPCAADGTSFVALSVRNNSPYILSIVRISETGENTEHFRIRYVEGLLLFPSTVTQVAVVTCTPPAVKLLDPLLQGEDQAHERSMNCKLLITTNDSRTSDIEVACRDVVSLCSGGKFDSSIGHGEYSDEVELGNSRTMSSSSSMHSPSEIKAVDTTVADELVLRNWKSQATANGMSVLDESEIVFPVIQVGSHHSQWITVKNPSQKPILVQLVLNSWEIIDECKTSGSHLQPSLSSRIVGNYSIAPRRYGFSLAENAVTEALLHPFGRASFGPILFQPAARCQWKSSALVRNNLSGVEWLTLRGSGGLLSLVLLDEFEPVQNLDFKLNMPTPLNLSSSGVLYNMKDNSHACSLSLSKELHAKNVGDFPLEVKKIEISGTKCGTNGFVINSCKGFSLEPEESIKLVISYHTDFSVATIQRDLELALATGILVIPMKASLPICVLHFCKKSLFWMKVKKLLFTILLLASLFFLVLWCIIPQFVAFGSHECLPKSGKSYIASADHAGKLSCMHPSDKQSGKFVFSKLNGLLRSIGEGYNCLSNTQKGLEVSTSTKSVAIQSADTNATSKSSNLTVKIGKEKGRRRKKKKNSATALAGVFEVSSSHSGNSTPSSPLSPTSSSTPSRPSPQSTDVDRSAKLSNPFAGVGNDQCKKSTHSEFACQKNVSETKATVTYGGKNACFPRQEKPAAPKRLASKPVLLPSATFPCADKSAPRLMCRQPLLASSSIIAPHLRAPGSKPQNQVAVKTDEKMGLEEKFTYDIWGDHLSNLPLVGRSKEVSEMPPHAIENSSSSFFLRGPQTLNTNYQKTTVSSDREG, encoded by the exons ATGGATTCTCAAACCCTAATAATGATCGGAGCTCCACATCAGCTCTTCAACATCTCCCGCCGCCG GAGAGTATTTCACCATGGTGAAGCATTTTgttttttgatggttttgttccATATCGTCGTTATTCTGGCCAAAGGTGAACCATGTTCAATGAAGGGAATGCAAAACCAAGCAGAATATGTTACATTTATGTCCTATAGAGCCAATGACGATTCTGAGTTCGAGGATGGCTTTACTGGTGATTTGTCATCCGGATTCGTTCTTGAGAATCCCGTCCCTCGCCAAAGTCCTGATAGCGCGTGTTCACATACTGACTTATTTTGCTTTCCTCCAAGATTGCGTGGTTTTTTGTCTGAAGAGAAGAATGCGCAATCACAAGTCGAAAAAGTTTCTGGGGTTCAATCCAATGTTGCTTTCCCTATAGGATCAGATGAAGAGAATACAAATATTAGTAGGTCATCCGATTCTTGTATTTTCAAGTTCTTGGGTGGAAGAACAATTTCATGCTATCTGAGTTATCAAGAGTGTTACAGCGAATTGCCTTGTGGTTGTATAAGAAGGAATAGAGAAAATGGTGTTTCTTTTGGTGGAGGACCTTTGTCTGATGATAAACATCAAAATTCGAAACCAAAAGGGGAAGACGAGACAACCAGGTTCAAGTTTTTGGGTGGTTCTTCCCCTCATGTAGAAATCAATCCCCCTGTGCTGGATTGGGGGGAGAAGTATTTATATCGTCCTTCATTAGCTTTTCTAACTGTTAAAAATACTCGCAGAGACAGCACACTGACTGTATTTGAACCTTATGGAACCAATTCTCAGTTTTACCCTTGCAATTTCAGTGAAACGTTGTTGGCACCTGGTGAAACTGCGTCAATTTGTTTTGTGTTTTTGCCTACATGGTTGGGTCTCTCTTCAGCGCAATTTGTTTTGCAGACAAGCTCTGGTGGTTTCTTTGTTCAGGCGAAGGGTTTTGCTGTTGAATCCCCATATCGCATACAGCCTTTAGTCGGTCTTGATATTTCCTCTGGTGGAAGGCGGAGTGAGAATATTTCATTGTATAATCCTTACAATGAAGCCCTCTATGTGGAGGAGGTAACTATTTGGACGTCTGTTTCTTCGGGAGATAATACCCGTTATGCAAAGGCAATTTGTAATGTAAGTAGAAGTGAAGATTCAAACAGTAGTTTCAACTTGCTCGGTGTTAAGGAGTGGTTGGATATCAAGGGTAGTGAGGTTGGTATTCCTCTAATTGCTATTAGACCCCATAGAAATTGGGAAATTGATCCTCAGAAAACTGAGACCATCATAGAATTAGATTTCCCTAGTTATACTGGGGGTGAGATATTTGGTGCCTTTTCTCTGCAGTTGCTTAGCTCTTCCAAAGGTAAAGCTGATACAGTTGTTATTCCTCTCAAAGCAGAACTGGACAAGACTTCAGCTTTTAGTGAGCTCACAGATCCACTTTCTGTGTCTTTTGAGACTGTAGGACCATGCGCTGCTGATGGCACTAGTTTTGTAGCTCTTTCAGTGAGAAATAATTCTCCTTATATATTGAGCATTGTCAGGATAAGTGAGACTGGAGAAAACACCGAGCATTTTCGGATCAGATATGTTGAGGGATTGCTACTCTTTCCTAGCACTGTTACGCAGGTGGCTGTTGTCACTTGCACTCCCCCAGCTGTTAAGTTGCTTGATCCTCTGCTACAAGGAGAGGATCAAGCTCATGAAAGGAGCATGAACTGTAAATTGCTAATAACAACTAATGATTCGAGAACTTCTGACATTGAAGTTGCTTGCCGGGATGTAGTGAGCCTTTGTTCAGGAGGTAAATTTGACTCTTCTATTGGTCATGGAGAATACTCTGACGAGGTAGAACTAGGAAATTCAAGAACAATGTCTTCCAGCAGCAGCATGCATTCACCATCAGAAATCAAG GCCGTGGATACAACAGTGGCAGATGAGTTGGTATTGAGGAACTGGAAATCTCAAGCTACTGCAAATGGCATGTCAGTACTGGATGAAAGTGAAATTGTGTTTCCAGTGATTCAGGTTGGAAGTCATCACTCTCAATGGATCACGGTAAAAAACCCAAGTCAAAAACCAATCTTGGTTCAGCTTGTTCTGAACTCCTGGGAAATTATTGATGAGTGCAAGACTTCAGGAAGCCATTTGCAGCCTTCTCTATCCAGTAGAATAGTTGGCAATTATTCTATTGCTCCTAGGAGATATGGTTTTTCGCTAGCTGAGAATGCAGTAACTGAAGCTCTTCTTCATCCTTTTGGTAGAGCATCATTTGGTCCAATTTTATTTCAACCTGCAGCTCGATGTCAGTGGAAAAGTTCAGCTTTGGTCAGGAACAATCTTTCTGGCGTGGAGTGGTTAACTCTCAGAGGATCTGGGGGGTTGCTTTCTTTGGTCTTGCTTGATGAGTTTGAACCTGTACAGAACCTGGACTTCAAATTAAACATGCCAACCCCTCTTAATCTCTCTTCTTCGGGTGTGTTATATAACATGAAGGATAATTCTCATGCGTGTTCTCTGTCATTGTCGAAAGAGCTTCATGCAAAGAACGTGGGTGACTTTCCCCTGGAGGTCAAAAAAATTGAAATCTCTGGAACAAAGTGTGGAACAAATGGGTTTGTAATAAATAGTTGTAAAGGCTTTTCTCTTGAACCTGAGGAGTCTATAAAGCTTGTTATATCATATCATACTGATTTTTCAGTTGCCACTATACAGAGAGATCTTGAACTGGCTTTGGCAACTGGCATTCTTGTTATACCTATGAAAGCTAGTCTTCCTATCTGTGTGCTTCATTTCTGCAAGAAGTCTTTGTTCTGGATGAAGGTGAAAAAATTGTTGTTCACAATTCTTCTCCTAGCTTCTTTGTTCTTTCTGGTTCTTTGGTGCATCATACCCCAATTCGTGGCCTTTGGCTCCCATGAGTGCTTGCCTAAGAGTGGTAAAAGCTATATTGCATCTGCAGATCATGCTGGAAAATTGTCTTGCATGCATCCTAGTGACAAACAGAGTGGCAAGTTCGTCTTCTCTAAATTGAACGGTTTGCTTAGATCAATTGGGGAAG GATATAACTGTTTATCAAATACCCAAAAGGGATTGGAAGTGTCAACTTCTACGAAGTCTGTAGCAATTCAGAGCGCTGATACAAATGCAACCTCCAAAAGCAGTAATCTCACTGTCAAAATTGGAAAAGAGAAAGGGAGGCGgcgaaagaagaaaaagaattctGCAACTGCTTTGGCTGGagtttttgaagtttcaagtagTCATAGTGGCAATTCTACACCATCGTCACCCTTGTCTCCTACCTCAAGTTCAACACCTAGCCGCCCATCTCCACAGTCTACTGATGTGGATAGATCTGCTAAGCTCAGCAATCCCTTTGCTGGTGTTGGTAACGATCAATGTAAAAAGAGTACTCACTCCGAATTTGCATGTCAGAAGAATGTATCTGAGACAAAGGCGACAGTAACATATGGTGGCAAAAATGCTTGTTTTCCTCGTCAAGAGAAGCCCGCTGCACCAAAGAGATTAGCTAGCAAACCTGTTCTGTTGCCTTCAGCAACCTTCCCTTGTGCTGATAAATCTGCTCCTCGCTTGATGTGTCGTCAACCACTATTGGCTTCAAGTTCTATAATTGCTCCACATCTGCGAGCTCCTGGATCTAAACCTCAAAATCAGGTGGCAGTTAAAACTGATGAAAAGATGGGGTTGGAGGAAAAGTTTACTTATGATATCTGGGGTGACCATCTTTCCAATCTTCCCCTTGTAGGTAGGTCAAAGGAGGTATCGGAGATGCCTCCGCATGCTATAGAGAACAGCTCCAGTAGCTTCTTTCTAAGGGGTCCACAGACCCTTAATACCAACTACCAAAAGACAACTGTAAGTTCTGACCGTGAAGGTTAA